A single region of the Metarhizium brunneum chromosome 6, complete sequence genome encodes:
- the pho-4_3 gene encoding Phosphate-repressible phosphate permease pho-4, with amino-acid sequence MTLHQYDYVFAIGTFFALLDAFNNGANDVANSWATSVSSRSISYRQAMIFGTVFEMLGAITVGARTAETIKNGIIPNSAFQNNAGVQMLAFTCALAAASSWVMWCTRHSAHVSSTYSLISAVAGVGVATVGASKVQWGWNDGKGLGAIFAGLGMAPVISGGFAATIFMLVKLVVHMRKNPVPWAVYTSPFFFLIAATICTLSIVYKGSPNLGLGKKPAWYIAAVTLGTGGGVAILAAIFFVPFVHAKVIKKDPSIQWWHFIFGPLLFKRPAPENAERANVPNYAVVQHDDDLEESATHSPKLTAEDGQGKEHGIMSMSEATRGGNEKSLANLEATQKSYKELVAEGEARFNARLMKKRGPLGWAMRTLRDNPMGAGQIYELHNIKILAKRIPAMVVSGLLYGLHYDIHAAQTGIEGTPEGERMKRVYAAAEKYPNEVEHTYSFVQVLTACTASFAHGANDIGNSVGPWAVIYGAWKTGNAAQAKAPVDVWQLAVLSATISVGLITYGYNIMKVMGNKITYHSPSRGSSMEMGAAITVLVFSQFSLPVSTSMCITGATVGVGLCNGTLKAVNFQRVGLLLFSWIMTIPIAGTLGGVIMGLFLNAPKF; translated from the exons ATGACTCTTCACCAATACGACTACGTCTTTGCTATTGGCACCTTCTTTGCCCTGCTTGATGCCTTCAACAATGGCGCAA ATGATGTGGCCAACTCTTGGGCCACGAGTGTTTCCTCGAGATCCATCTCCTATAGACAGGCCATGATTTTCGGTACCGTCTTTGAAATGCTtggcgccatcaccgtcgGCGCCCGTACTGCTGAAACAATCAAGAACGGCATTATTCCCAACTCGGCCTTCCAGAACAATGCTGGTGTTCAGATGCTTGCTTTTACTTGCGCTCTTGCCGCCGCTTCGTCTTGGGTCATGTGGTGCACGCGTCACTCAGCTCACGTCTCCTCCACCTACTCCTTAATCTCTGCCGTTGccggtgttggtgttgctaCTGTCGGCGCCTCCAAGGTTCAATGGGGTTGGAATGACGGAAAGGGTCTCGGTGCCATCTTTGCTGGTCTAGGCATGGCCCCGGTCATCTCTGGCGGTTTTGCTGCTACTATCTTCATGCTCGTCAAGTTGGTTGTCCATATGCGCAAGAATCCCGTTCCCTGGGCTGTCTACACctctcccttcttcttccttaTTGCCGCCACCATCTGCACCCTCTCGATTGTTTATAAGGGCTCACCCAATCTGGGTCTTGGCAAGAAACCCGCCTGGTATATTGCCGCAGTGACTCTGGGCACTGGTGGTGGCGTGGCTattctcgccgccatcttttTCGTACCCTTTGTCCATGCCAAGGTCATTAAGAAGGATCCAAGTATTCAGTGGTGGCACTTCATCTTTGGCCCCCTGCTCTTTAAGCGCCCTGCGCCTGAGAATGCCGAACGAGCTAATGTCCCCAACTACGCCGTTGTTCAGCATGACGACGACCTTGAAGAGTCTGCCACGCACTCTCCCAAGCTGACGGCCGAGGATGGACAGGGCAAGGAGCatggcatcatgtccatgtccgaGGCCACCAGGGGGGGCAACGAGAAGAGCCTAGCCAACCTGGAGGCCACCCAAAAGTCTTACAAGGAGCTCGTTGCTGAGGGTGAGGCCCGATTCAACGCTCGCCTGATGAAGAAGCGTGGGCCCCTCGGCTGGGCCATGCGAACCCTACGCGACAACCCTATGGGCGCTGGTCAGATCTACGAATTGCACAACATCAAGATCCTTGCCAAGCGCATTCCTGCCATGGTTGTTTCTGGTCTCTTGTACGGTCTTCACTATGATATCCACGCCGCCCAGACCGGCATTGAGGGCACCCCTGAAGGCGAACGCATGAAGCGCGTCTACGCTGCCGCTGAAAAGTACCCCAACGAAGTCGAGCATACCTACTCGTTTGTTCAGGTCCTTACTGCCTGCACTGCTTCCTTTGCTCACGGCGCCAACGATATTGGCAACTCTGTCGGTCCCTGGGCTGTCATTTATGGTGCCTGGAAGACGGGCAATGCTGCCCAGGCCAAGGCtcccgtcgacgtctggCAGCTCGCTGTGCTCTCTGCCACCATTTCCGTTGGCCTCATCACATACGGTTACAACATCATGAAGG TCATGGGCAACAAGATCACGTACCACTCTCCAAGCCGTGGAAGCTCCATGGAGATGggcgccgccatcaccgtcctGGTCTTTTCTCAATTCTCCCTTCCCGTATCTACTTCCATGTGCATTACCGGTGCTACTGTCGGCGTCGGTCTCTGCAACGGAACCCTCAAGGCCGTCAACTTTCAGCGAGTGGGGCTTTTGCTCTTCTCCTGGATCATGACCATCCCCATTGCTGGCACCCTTGGCGGTGTCATCATGGGCCTGTTCCTGAATGCCCCTAAATTTTAA
- the COX10 gene encoding Protoheme IX farnesyltransferase codes for MRPPRILNRTREARSILALGNRQPSRWLSSSGGLRAPRSGSIPLAAPLATASFFLSNRAVDRSNCLDSIISKHRFRQTSASTCTSARHARSQTTGTFTANIQDTPQLSSHLPPHRRRRARKQADEAASAAGSSADGTLPANASTILTNVAAAQPAHSFRRTLSTFLSLSKPRLTVLVVLTAMAPYALYPVPEMLMPTMTETPSLSPLTLLFLTSGTALCSASANALNMLYEPSTDAKMSRTRNRPLVRKLVSPRIAALFAILAGATGVGALYFGVNPTVSFLGLSNIVLYAGIYTPLKAVTAFNTWVGALVGGIPPLMGWAAAAGEAATNDGSWRELLFAGDGSSIGGWLLAGLLFAWQFPHFMALSWPIRDEYKAAGLRMLAWTNPARNSRVALRYSVVFIPLCLGLCAAGVTEWSFAATSLPINAWLIHQAVRFWRFEGHKGSARGLFWASVWHLPGVMILALLHKKGMWSRAWKSVFGDDDGEWEEEELEEMAGMTAAHVAEKAGNTRS; via the coding sequence ATGCGGCCACCACGAATCCTCAATCGCACACGCGAGGCTCGCAGCATCCTTGCCCTGGGCAATCGCCAACCCTCACGATGGCTTTCCTCATCAGGTGGCCTACGAGCGCCTCGGAGCGGTAGCATCCCTTTGGCGGCTCCTCTAGCCACCGCAAGCTTCTTCCTGTCGAATCGAGCGGTTGATCGATCCAATTGCCTCGACTCAATCATCTCAAAACACCGGTTCCGACAAACCTCAGCGTCCACATGCACCTCGGCGCGCCACGCCAGAAGCCAAACCACCGGCACCTTTACGGCCAATATCCAAGATACACCCCAATTGAGCTCGCACCTACCTCcgcatcgtcgacgacgagcccgAAAACAAGCGGATGAGGCCGCAAGCGCTGCTGGGTCCTCAGCAGACGGCACTCTGCCTGCCAATGCATCTACCATCCTCACAAACGTTGCCGCGGCGCAGCCAGCGCATTCTTTCCGCCGAACCCTCTCGACATTCTTGTCGCTCTCGAAACCGCGCCTCACCGTGCTTGTGGTGCTCACAGCCATGGCCCCGTATGCGCTGTACCCTGTGCCCGAGATGCTCATGCCCACCATGACCGAAACGCCGAGCTTGAGCCCACTGACGCTGCTGTTCCTGACTTCCGGCACGGCTCTCTGTTCAGCCAGCGCGAATGCCCTCAACATGCTCTACGAGCCGTCCACCGATGCCAAAATGTCGCGAACAAGAAACAGGCCGCTTGTTCGAAAACTAGTGTCGCCGCGCATCGCCGCGCTGTTTGCCATCCTCGCCGGTGCCACCGGCGTTGGCGCCCTGTATTTTGGCGTCAACCCCACCGTTTCGTTCCTGGGCCTCTCAAACATCGTGCTGTACGCGGGCATATACACGCCTTTAAAGGCCGTCACCGCATTCAACACCTGGGTCGGCGCCCTGGTAGGAGGCATCCCGCCCCTGATGGgatgggcggcggccgcgggcgAGGCAGCCACCAACGACGGCTCGTGGCGCGAACTCCTCTTTGCCGGCGACGGATCCTCCATCGGCGGCTGGCTGCTCGCCGGCCTCCTCTTCGCCTGGCAGTTCCCGCACTTCATGGCCCTCAGCTGGCCCATCCGCGACGAGTACAAGGCCGCGGGCCTCCGCATGCTCGCGTGGACCAACCCGGCGCGCAACTCGCGCGTCGCGCTCCGCTAcagcgtcgtcttcatcccgCTGTGCCTGGGGctctgcgccgccggcgtgaCGGAGTGGTCCTTCGCGGCAACCAGCCTGCCCATCAACGCCTGGCTCATCCACCAGGCCGTGCGGTTCTGGCGCTTCGAGGGCCACAAGGGCAGCGCGCGCGGTCTCTTCTGGGCAAGCGTGTGGCACCTGCCTGGCGTCATGATCCTGGCGCTCCTCCATAAAAAGGGCATGTGGAGCCGCGCCTGGAAGAGCGTCTTTggagatgacgacggcgagtgggaggaggaggagctggaggagatggctgGCATGACGgccgcccatgttgccgagAAGGCGGGCAACACCAGGTCGTAA
- the tal gene encoding Transaldolase — protein MDAEVAEKLGPFVDCTSNQAIAYFELIKANPDTSALLHKDLINAAIADARGRLNSLQGSAAFEEFVVEISLIQHVTGFIHVQTNPKLAYSTASTVENAKRIVGIFKSLSHADPKRVCVKIPSTWEGLQACRILEAEGIATLATTMFCMEQAALAAAAGCTYIAPYVNELRVHFEQGYVDGSKGFEFCRQAQAYYARHACRTQVLAASLTSVDEVMQLAGVQHITIAPKLLSELSARRASSWGAPLGAYFAQRPLDNWCETTDYQTILGDESSWRLAFTRSGFGASEGKMIQAINYFFDFQDKIEDLVSASAKLAT, from the exons ATGGACGCAGAAG TGGCTGAGAAACTCGGTCCATTTGTCGACTGCACTTCCAACCAG GCAATTGCCTATTTCGAGCTGATCAAGGCAAACCCCGATACCAGTGCGCTGCTTCACAAGGACCTCATCAACGCAGCTATAGCCGATGCCAGGGGTCGCTTGAACAGTCTCCAAGGCTCGGCTGCCTTTGAGGAATTTGTAGTCGAGATCTCA CTTATACAACACGTAACAGGATTCATTCACGTACAGACAAACCCCAAACTAGCCTACTCCACTGCTTCCACCGTTGAAAACGCAAAAC GCATTGTCGGTATTTTCAAAAGCCTCAGCCATGCAGATCCGAAAAGGGTATGCGTCAAAATCCCCTCCACGTGGGAAGGCCTCCAGGCGTGCCGCATCCTCGAGGCAGAAGGGATCGCGACGCTAGCCACGACCATGTTTTGCATGGAGCAGGCtgctctcgccgccgccgcgggatGCACCTACATCGCGCCATACGTCAATGAGCTCAGGGTCCATTTTGAGCAAGG ATATGTCGACGGCAGCAAGGGCTTCGAGTTTTGCCGACAAGCGCAGGCGTATTACGCCAGGCACGCGTGCCGTACGCAGGTTCTGGCCGCGTCTTTGACGTCGGTCGACGAGGTAATGCAGTTAGCTGGGGTTCAACACATCACCATTGCGCCCAAGCTGCTGAGCGAGCTTTCTGCGAGGCGTGCCTCTTCGTGGGGTGCGCCGCTTGGTGCGTACTTTGCTCAGCGTCCGTTGGATAATTGGTGCGAGACGACAGACTACCAGACTATTCTTGGGGACGAAAGCTCGTGGAGATTGGCATTCACCAGGAGTGGGTTTGGCGCAAGCGAGGGAAAGATGATACAGGCCATCAACTACTTTTTTGACTTTCAGGACAAGATTGAGGACCTGGTCTCGGCCTCTGCTAAACTAGCTACTTAG
- the msh6 gene encoding DNA mismatch repair protein msh6 translates to MAGDKASSSTARTPAKPAPKPTGSASASASAKQRSIMSFFQKSSPVGRSSPAARDKVSPDPQHSSCLQETTKANSLPKPKPSTKLSTPVPSSDAIEPPSSQENADPVTATKTTSSTLLSPTTMNPRTRSTNDVTPKAVQSGTPTRKTKKVVSYAESSDEEQPFNYSSKSQTRRGRARRTVKDEDEFDEDDVASQEAEEDDMGDFIASDDSDDLPRTKKRKRPAKAATARKRSNVSPPADIRQGSPIHDVDDELMTDVPTTSTTSQWNYDPESTEKRPVVTPAERAAAKDPKRKEKAYTKEPEDRYPWLANIRDKEKRAPSDPEYDPRSIYIPPMAWNKFSPFEKQYWEIKQNLWDTIVFFKKGKFYELYENDATIGHQEFDFKMTDRVNMRMVGVPESSLDHWVNQFIAKQYKVARVDQMETNLGKEMRERQDRSGKKADKVISRELSCVLTAGTLVDGGMLQDDMAAYCVAIKESVVDDLPAFGIAFADTATGRFQLSGFTDDVDLTKFETFVAQIGPRELLIEKSHLSTRALRILKNNTSPTTIWTHLKPGTEFWDADTSRRELKCGNYFTTQESEDDVWPEVLQQYKDDDLVMSAVGALVSYLKFLLVERPLLSQRNFEKYSPIQKNGTLVLDGQTLVNLELFSNTSNGSSEGTLFSLLNKCITPFGKRLFRQWVAHPLCDIQRINERLDAVDMLNADPTVREQFASQLVKMPDLERLISRVHAGACKPEDFVRVLEEFEQIEYTMSLLQAFKGGNGLVDRLVSSMPDLEEPLTYWKTAFDRRKAREDKILIPSRGIEPDFDDSLNRMEEIKDQLNDLLSEKKGELKCRTIKFTDVGKEIYQMETPKSVKVPSSWRQMSATKDVKRWYFPQLTQLVRELQEAEELHSQLVREIASRLFQKFDVDYNTWLLAIKIVAQLDCLVSLAKASNSLAQPSCRPQFVDEERSFVDFEELRHPCMINTVDDFIPNDVKLGGDQAKINLLTGANAAGKSTVLRMSCVAVIMAQIGCYVPAVSARLTPVDRIMSRLGANDNIFAAQSTFFVELSETKKILSEATPRSLVILDELGRGTSSYDGVAVAQAVLHHVATHIGCVGFFATHYHSLATEFENHPEIRAKRMQIHVDDEERKVTFLYKLEDGVAEGSFGMHCAAMCGISDRVIERAEVAARDWEHTSRLKESLEKAKTGCYIPLGILSDIGSLLGGKGDIGDKGVDVLLKAVECL, encoded by the exons ATGGCAGGCGATAAGGCTAGCTCGAGCACGGCTCGCACACCTGCGAAGCCGGCACCTAAGCCAACtggctctgcctctgcctctgcatCAGCAAAACAGCGCTCCATCATGAGCTTCTTCCAGAAGTCATCACCCGTCGGCAGATCCTCGCCTGCCGCTCGTGACAAGGTCTCCCCCGATCCTCAACATTCTTCATGTCTGCAGGAGACCACCAAAGCCAACTCTCTgcccaagccaaagccatcgaCGAAGCTCTCTACGCCTGTCCCTAGCAGCGACGCCATTGAGCCGCCCAGTTCGCAGGAGAATGCTGATCCTGTTACCGCCACCAAGACCACCAGTAGCACCCTGCTGTCGCCAACGACCATGAATCCACGCACGAGGTCTACAAACGATGTGACTCCGAAAGCAGTCCAAAGCGGCACTCCAACTCGAAAG ACGAAGAAGGTTGTCAGTTATGCCGAATCGTCCGATGAAGAACAGCCCTTCAATTATTCAAGCAAGTCTCAAACTCGGCGTGGTCGAGCTCGTCGGACTGTTAAAGACGAAGATGAGtttgacgaagacgatgtAGCGTCCCaagaggcggaggaggatg ACATGGGAGATTTCATTGCCTCTGATGATTCCGACGACCTCCCACGGACTAAGAAGCGAAAGCGCCCTGCAAAGGCTGCGACAGCACGAAAACGATCCAACGTCTCACCACCCGCAGACATCAGACAAGGATCTCCGATCCATGATGTAGATGACGAGCTCATGACGGACGTTCCTACAACTTCAACCACTTCACAATGGAATTATGATCCCGAGTCCACCGAGAAGCGACCTGTGGTAACGCCTGCTGAGCGtgctgccgccaaagacCCCAAACGCAAAGAGAAAGCGTACACAAAAGAGCCCGAGGATCGCTACCCATGGTTGGCTAACATTCgggacaaggagaagcgtGCTCCCAGTGATCCGGAATATGATCCCAGATCCATCTACATTCCGCCAATGGCCTGGAACAAGTTTTCGCCCTTTGAAAAGCAGTACTGGGAGATTAAACAGAATCTGTGGGATACAATTGTATTCTTCAAAAAGGGCAAGTTCTACGAGCTCTATGAGAACGACGCTACTATTGGACATCAGGAATTCGACTTCAAGATGACTGACAGGGTCAATATGCGAATGGTCGGGGTTCCAGAAAGCTCATTGGATCACTGGGTCAACCAATTTATTGCAAAGCAGTACAAGGTTGCAAGAGTCGATCAAATGGAGACTAATCTTGGAAAGGAAATGCGCGAGCGCCAAGATAGGAGCGGAAAGAAGGCTGACAAAGTTATTTCCCGTGAACTGTCTTGCGTACTCACTGCCGGTACCCTcgttgatggcggcatgCTTCAAGACGACATGGCTGCCTACTGTGTTGCAATCAAGGAGTCAGTCGTTGATGACTTGCCTGCATTTGGCATTGCCTTTGCGGACACTGCCACTGGACGTTTCCAGCTATCAGGGTTTACTGACGATGTTGACCTCACAAAGTTTGAGACCTTTGTTGCGCAGATCGGCCCCCGTGAACTTTTGATTGAGAAGTCCCATCTCTCTACTAGAGCGTTGCGGATTCTCAAAAATAATACCAGCCCAACCACGATTTGGACACACTTGAAGCCTGGAACCGAATTCTGGGATGCAGATACTTCCAGGCGAGAACTCAAGTGTGGAAACTACTTCACCACTCAAGAGAGTGAAGATGATGTTTGGCCAGAAGTTCTGCAGCAGTACAAGGACGATGACTTGGTCATGTCTGCCGTGGGAGCGTTGGTGTCATACCTAAAGTTTCTACTAGTGGAGCGACCACTTCTTTCCCAAAGAAACTTTGAGAAGTATAGCCCGATTCAAAAGAATGGAACCCTGGTTTTGGACGGACAGACTTTGGTGAACCTAGAACTGTTCTCAAATACGTCGAATGGTAGTTCAGAGGGAACTTTATTCAGCCTACTTAACAAGTGCATAACTCCCTTTGGGAAACGACTATTCCGCCAATGGGTAGCTCATCCTTTATGCGACATTCAACGGATCAATGAGCGGTTGGATGCAGTGGACATGTTGAATGCCGATCCCACGGTTCGCGAGCAGTTTGCATCCCAGCTCGTTAAGATGCCAGACCTGGAGAGACTCATCTCCCGTGTTCACGCTGGGGCTTGCAAACCGGAAGACTTCGTACGAGTGCTGGAAGAGTTCGAGCAAATAGAATACACTATGAGCCTTCTCCAAGCATTCAAAGGAGGAAATGGCCTCGTTGACCGACTCGTTTCATCCATGCCCGATCTCGAAGAACCTTTGACGTACTGGAAGACAGCGTTCGATCGCCGAAAGGCCAGAGAAGACAAGATATTAATCCCCTCACGCGGTATTGAACCAGACTTTGACGACAGCTTGAACAGAATGGAAGAGATCAAGGACCAACTGAATGATTTGCTGAGCGAGAAGAAGGGAGAACTGAAGTGCAGGACGATAAAGTTTACCGATGTCGGCAAGGAGATTTATCAAATGGAGACCCCCAAGAGTGTCAAAGTTCCCTCTAGCTGGCGACAGATGTCCGCGACAAAGGACGTCAAACGATGGTACTTTCCACAGCTCACCCAGCTTGTTAGGGAGCTTCAAGAGGCTGAAGAGCTCCATTCCCAACTTGTCCGAGAAATCGCGTCGCGGTTGTTTCAGAAGTTTGACGTTGACTACAATACCTGGCTGCTTGCGATTAAGATTGTTGCACAATTGGATTGTCTAGTCAGTCTGGCCAAGGCTTCGAATTCGCTGGCGCAGCCATCGTGCAGACCCCAATTCGTCGATGAGGAGCGCAGCTTTGTTGATTTCGAAGAGCTGCGGCATCCATGCATGATCAACACTGTTGATGATTTCATCCCTAATGATGTTAAACTGGGTGGCGACCAAGCCAAAATCAACCTGTTGACTGGTGCTAACGCGGCCGGAAAGTCGACCGTACTGCGCATG TCATGCGTGGCTGTGATCATGGCACAGATTGGATGCTATGTTCCAGCAGTATCTGCTCGCCTTACTCCTGTCGATCGCATCATGTCCCGTTTGGGAGCCAACGACAATATTTTCGCCGCACAGTCTACCTTTTTCGTGGAGCTTTCGGAAACCAAGAAGATTTTATCAGAAGCTACTCCACGCTCACTTGTGATTCTTGATGAACTGGGTAGAGGAACAAGTTCGTACGATGGTGTTGCCGTTGCCCAGGCCGTTCTACATCATGTCGCAACTCACATTGGATGCGTGGGCTTCTTCGCTACTCACTATCATTCCTTGGCCACCGAGTTTGAGAATCACCCCGAAATCAGAGCAAAGCGAATGCAAATTCATGTAGACGATGAAGAACGGAAGGTTACATTTTTGTATAAGCTCGAGGATGGTGTTGCCGAGGGAAGTTTTGGTATGCACTGCGCGGCCATGTGTGGCATTTCCGATCGGGTCATTGAGAGAGCAGAGGTTGCTGCTAGGGACTGGGAGCACACTAGCCGTTTGAAAGAGAGCTTGGAGAAGGCAAAGACGGGCTGCTACATTCCGCTGGGAATTCTGAGCGACATTGGCAGTCTCTTGGGAGGAAAAGGGGATATCGGCGATAAAGGCGTAGATGTGCTTTTGAAAGCTGTCGAATGCCTGTGA
- the DPH2 gene encoding 2-(3-amino-3-carboxypropyl)histidine synthase subunit 2, producing the protein MASELAAAPVLSTPDDHLLDVPAAESLPTSTLPDDELRSTYEIGSTASQIRQAGWRRIALQFPDHMLVDAPRVVQLLDAQLADDTARIHILADTSYSACCVDEIAAEHADAEVVVHYGRTCLSPTSRLPVIHVYTSRGLDRGAVVAKFGAEFADKTSKVVVMADLTYQDHVDAVVRGLKESGYTNVLGTSVARDPAAVIPNRRIEGPEMTDEAARSHALFHISDPPTSLLLALQTRFASLHVLSTDSSAAVTVDNPTLRAAGLLRRRFARVLSLASAGVVGILVNTLSVSNYLASIDLLRKKIAQAGKKSYTVVVGKLNPAKLANFAEIQGWVVVGCWESGLIEDDVGYWRPVVTPFEMEVALMSEEERIWGGEWWGGIEKLKQEAEASQGGHASQGQDDSAPAEEEDVDGGVEGEESLPPQFDLRTGKLISHSRPMQLTLRGSGTNNNGSEGIDAGNTNRGQSNAVTKRVAGELASINGVASPGAEYLRSNRTWQGLGTDFDQEASTLIEQGRSGVARGYHVGEDESRH; encoded by the coding sequence ATGGCCTCTGaactcgccgccgcgccaGTCCTATCCACGCCCGACGACCACCTTCTCGACGTGCCCGCCGCCGAATCGCTGCCAACGTCAACCCTGCCCGACGATGAACTGCGGTCGACGTACGAAATCGGCAGCACGGCCAGCCAAATCCGCCAGGCGGGGTGGAGGAGGATCGCGCTCCAGTTCCCAGACCACATGCTCGTCGACGCGCCGCGCGTCGTGCAGCTGCTAGACGCCCAGCTGGCCGACGACACGGCGCGGATTCACATCCTGGCCGACACGAGCTACAGCGCGTGCTGCGTGGACGAAATCGCCGCGGAGCACGCCGACGCAGAGGTCGTGGTGCACTACGGCAGGACGTGTCTGAGCCCGACGAGCCGGCTGCCCGTCATCCACGTCTACACGTCGCGCGGGCTCGAccgcggcgccgtcgtcgcaaagTTTGGCGCCGAGTTCGCCGACAAGACGAGCAAAGTGGTCGTCATGGCAGACCTGACGTACCAGGACCACGTGGACGCCGTCGTGCGCGGGTTGAAAGAGTCCGGATATACCAACGTCCTGGGGACCAGCGTGGCCCGGGATCCCGCGGCCGTGATACCCAACCGGAGGATCGAGGGGCCGGAAATGACAGACGAGGCCGCCCGGTCGCATGCGCTGTTTCACATTTCCGACCCGCCCACgtcgttgttgttggcgCTGCAGACTCGTTTTGCGTCGCTGCACGTGCTCTCGACGGactcgtcggcggcggtgacggtCGACAACCCGACGTTGAGGGCGGCGGGTCTTCTGCGTCGGCGGTTCGCCCGGGTCCTGTCCCTGGCCTccgccggcgtcgtgggcATCTTGGTCAACACCCTCTCCGTCTCGAATTACCTGGCTTCCATCGACCTGCTGCGGAAAAAGATTGCGCAGGCCGGCAAGAAGAGCTACACGGTTGTGGTGGGCAAGCTGAACccggccaagttggcaaacTTTGCAGAGATACAAGGCTGGGTGGTCGTTGGCTGCTGGGAGAGTGGACTGATCGAGGACGATGTTGGATACTGGCGGCCCGTCGTCACGCCGTTTGAAATGGAGGTCGCACTCATGAGCGAGGAGGAGAGAATTTGGGGCGGCGAATGGTGGGGAGGCATTGAAAAGCTCAAGCAGGAAGCGGAGGCTTCCCAGGGGGGCCATGCCTCGCAGGGACAAGATGATTCTGCGCcagcagaggaggaggacgtGGATGGTGGCGTGGAAGGGGAGGAATCCCTACCGCCGCAGTTTGACTTGCGGACAGGCAAGCTCATCAGTCACAGCCGGCCGATGCAGCTCACTCTGCGGGGTTCTGGCACGAATAATAATGGCAGCGAGGGTATCGACGCTGGAAATACTAACCGAGGACAGTCCAACGCCGTGACAAAGAGAGTTGCTGGCGAATTGGCTAGTATCAACGGCGTAGCCAGTCCCGGCGCTGAGTATTTGCGGTCCAATAGGACATGGCAAGGGTTGGGGACGGATTTCGACCAAGAAGCGAGTACGTTGATAGAGCAAGGTCGTAGTGGAGTTGCAAGGGGTTATCATGTGGGTGAGGATGAATCACGGCATTAG